The proteins below come from a single Agrococcus beijingensis genomic window:
- a CDS encoding MFS transporter encodes MASPDGEPTARAAAESGAAPDAASGTASGAASGTTPRQAQHPAQRRTLVVLSVAQALGGLANGVALGVGSLLVEQVTGRAELAGLAATLLTLGGAGLAVPLARLAQRRGRRVSLTAGALLALAGTLLLIVGGALSLAWLVLPGFLVLGGAMAVNLQSRFAATDLSTPQRRGRDLSTVVWMTTIGVVIGPNLIEPGDALGAAIGLPPLVGAYLISATAMAIVVAVLWAFLRPDPLLAARVGVPAHAERPRLRLGQHPRALAAVIAVAAAHATMVGVMALTPVHLGHAGQQLGVIGFTMSAHTAGMYALSPVFGWLTDKVGARVTVLLGAGILLLAVLSNLALPVSLAPVGLALLGLGWSAATVAGSTVVAGAVEPRLRPALQGRSDLAMGLTGAAAGAAAGPILGLVGYAGLNLAMLPLIAAVAVAAIAATRAPAVRQTA; translated from the coding sequence ATGGCCTCGCCGGACGGGGAGCCGACCGCGCGGGCGGCTGCGGAGTCCGGCGCAGCGCCCGACGCGGCCTCCGGCACCGCATCCGGCGCCGCATCCGGCACCACGCCGCGGCAGGCGCAGCACCCGGCGCAGCGGCGCACGCTCGTGGTGCTGTCGGTCGCGCAGGCGCTCGGCGGCCTCGCCAACGGCGTCGCGCTCGGCGTGGGCTCGCTGCTCGTCGAGCAGGTGACCGGCCGCGCAGAGCTCGCCGGGCTCGCCGCGACGCTGCTCACGCTCGGCGGCGCGGGCCTCGCGGTGCCGCTCGCGCGGCTCGCGCAGCGGCGCGGCCGCCGCGTCTCGCTCACCGCCGGCGCGCTGCTGGCGCTCGCGGGCACGCTGCTGCTGATCGTCGGCGGCGCGCTGAGCCTCGCCTGGCTCGTGCTGCCCGGCTTCCTGGTGCTGGGCGGAGCGATGGCGGTCAACCTGCAGTCGCGCTTCGCCGCCACCGACCTGTCGACCCCGCAGCGCCGCGGCCGCGACCTCTCCACCGTCGTGTGGATGACCACCATCGGCGTCGTGATCGGCCCGAACCTCATCGAGCCGGGCGACGCGCTCGGCGCGGCGATCGGACTGCCGCCGCTGGTCGGCGCCTACCTGATCAGCGCCACCGCGATGGCCATCGTCGTCGCCGTGCTCTGGGCGTTCCTGCGGCCCGACCCTTTGCTTGCGGCGCGCGTCGGGGTGCCCGCCCACGCCGAGCGCCCGCGCCTGCGCCTGGGGCAGCATCCGCGTGCCCTCGCCGCCGTCATCGCGGTCGCCGCCGCCCACGCGACGATGGTGGGCGTGATGGCGCTCACGCCCGTGCACCTCGGCCACGCGGGGCAGCAGCTGGGCGTGATCGGCTTCACGATGAGCGCCCACACCGCCGGCATGTACGCCCTCTCGCCGGTGTTCGGCTGGCTCACCGACAAGGTCGGCGCACGCGTGACGGTGCTGCTCGGGGCCGGCATCCTGCTGCTCGCGGTGCTCAGCAACCTGGCGCTGCCCGTCTCGCTCGCGCCGGTCGGGCTGGCGCTGCTCGGCCTCGGCTGGAGCGCGGCGACGGTGGCCGGCTCGACGGTCGTGGCCGGCGCCGTCGAGCCGCGGCTGCGACCGGCGCTGCAGGGCCGCAGCGACCTGGCGATGGGGCTCACCGGGGCCGCCGCGGGCGCGGCGGCCGGCCCGATCCTGGGCCTCGTCGGCTATGCGGGCCTCAACCTCGCGATGCTGCCGCTCATCGCCGCCGTCGCGGTCGCCGCGATCGCCGCGACCCGCGCGCCGGCCGTGCGGCAGACTGCCTGA
- the ispG gene encoding flavodoxin-dependent (E)-4-hydroxy-3-methylbut-2-enyl-diphosphate synthase, protein MAAINLGKPEPLTLAPRRKSRQIKVGKVLVGGDAQVSVQSMTTTKTTDINATLQQIAELTATGCDIVRVAVPSQDDADVLHIIAKKSQIPVIADIHFQPKYVYQAIDAGCAAVRVNPGNIRKFDDQVGEIAKRAKAAGVSLRIGVNAGSLDPRLLEKYGKATPEALVESAVWEASLFEEHDFHDFKISVKHNDPVVMVKTYRMLAERGDWPLHLGVTEAGPAFQGTIKSATAFGILLAEGIGDTIRVSLSAPPAEEVKVGLQILQSLNLRERKLEIVSCPSCGRAQVDVYSLADAVTEGLKDVQVPLRVAVMGCVVNGPGEAREADLGVASGNGKGQIFIKGEVVKTVPEADIVRTLIEEARKIADEQGLPAGEAEVVTV, encoded by the coding sequence ATGGCAGCCATCAACCTCGGCAAGCCCGAGCCCCTCACGCTCGCGCCCCGTCGCAAGAGCAGGCAGATCAAGGTCGGCAAGGTGCTCGTCGGCGGCGACGCCCAGGTCTCCGTGCAGTCGATGACCACGACGAAGACCACCGACATCAACGCGACCCTGCAGCAGATCGCCGAGCTCACCGCCACCGGCTGCGACATCGTGCGCGTCGCGGTGCCCAGCCAGGACGACGCCGATGTGCTGCACATCATCGCGAAGAAGTCGCAGATCCCGGTGATCGCCGACATCCACTTCCAGCCGAAGTACGTCTACCAGGCGATCGACGCGGGCTGCGCGGCGGTGCGCGTCAACCCGGGCAACATCCGCAAGTTCGACGACCAGGTGGGCGAGATCGCCAAGCGCGCGAAGGCCGCTGGCGTCTCGCTGCGCATCGGCGTGAACGCCGGCAGCCTCGACCCGCGCCTGCTCGAGAAGTACGGCAAGGCGACACCCGAGGCGCTCGTCGAGTCGGCGGTGTGGGAGGCGAGCCTGTTCGAGGAGCACGACTTCCACGACTTCAAGATCTCGGTCAAGCACAACGACCCGGTCGTGATGGTCAAGACCTACCGGATGCTCGCCGAGCGCGGCGACTGGCCGCTGCACCTCGGCGTCACCGAGGCGGGCCCGGCGTTCCAGGGCACGATCAAGTCGGCGACCGCCTTCGGCATCCTGCTCGCCGAGGGCATCGGCGACACGATCCGCGTCTCGCTCTCCGCGCCGCCGGCGGAGGAGGTCAAGGTGGGCCTGCAGATCCTGCAGTCGCTGAACCTGCGCGAGCGCAAGCTCGAGATCGTCTCCTGCCCCTCCTGCGGCCGCGCCCAGGTCGACGTCTACTCGCTGGCCGACGCGGTCACCGAGGGGCTCAAGGACGTGCAGGTGCCGCTGCGCGTCGCGGTGATGGGATGCGTCGTCAACGGTCCGGGCGAGGCCCGTGAGGCAGACCTCGGGGTCGCGTCGGGCAACGGCAAGGGGCAGATCTTCATCAAGGGCGAGGTCGTCAAGACCGTGCCAGAGGCCGACATCGTGCGCACCCTCATCGAGGAGGCGCGCAAGATCGCCGACGAGCAGGGCCTGCCCGCGGGCGAGGCCGAAGTCGTCACGGTCTGA
- a CDS encoding ribonuclease HI family protein, translated as MITAAADGSSLGNPGPTGWGWYVDEGRWAAGGQRLGTNNIGELAAVVDLLQQTRGVDELRILCDSQYVIKSITQWMPGWKRKGWRKADGKPVLNRELLEELDRLMTERRAAGGRVEFEWVKGHAGHPLNEAADRLANGAAGAYQRGLVPDAGPGFGGVTRGEQAARTAPPAGSRSPEAPASAAAAPAAVTDAPAAPAASAPALFDGFDFLTDEPAEAEVVRLERSLLTDAVRSDPAEVAALLHPEWEEIGASGRRWSRDELLAEIAPLPQRVELELLATHELSADTQLILWRSVGDEPALRSSLWVRSGGRWRQRFHQGTREA; from the coding sequence GTGATCACCGCAGCGGCAGACGGCTCCTCCCTCGGCAACCCCGGCCCCACCGGCTGGGGCTGGTACGTCGACGAGGGGCGCTGGGCCGCGGGCGGGCAGCGGCTGGGCACGAACAACATCGGCGAGCTCGCCGCCGTCGTCGACCTGCTGCAGCAGACGCGCGGCGTCGACGAGCTGCGCATCCTCTGCGACAGCCAGTACGTCATCAAGTCGATCACGCAGTGGATGCCCGGCTGGAAGCGCAAGGGCTGGCGCAAGGCCGACGGCAAGCCGGTGCTGAACCGCGAGCTGCTCGAGGAGCTCGACCGGCTGATGACCGAGCGCAGGGCCGCCGGTGGCCGCGTGGAGTTCGAGTGGGTGAAGGGGCACGCCGGACATCCGCTGAACGAGGCCGCCGACCGGCTCGCGAACGGCGCGGCCGGCGCCTACCAGCGTGGCCTGGTGCCGGATGCGGGACCGGGGTTCGGCGGCGTCACGCGCGGCGAGCAGGCGGCCCGGACCGCACCGCCGGCCGGGTCGCGCTCGCCGGAGGCCCCCGCCTCGGCCGCGGCCGCGCCCGCCGCCGTGACCGATGCGCCCGCGGCGCCGGCCGCATCCGCCCCCGCATTGTTCGACGGCTTCGACTTCCTGACGGACGAGCCCGCCGAGGCCGAGGTGGTGCGGCTCGAGCGCTCCCTGCTCACCGACGCCGTGCGCTCCGACCCCGCCGAGGTCGCCGCGCTGCTGCACCCCGAGTGGGAGGAGATCGGCGCGTCGGGCCGGCGCTGGAGCCGCGACGAGCTGCTCGCCGAGATCGCGCCGCTGCCCCAGCGGGTCGAGCTCGAGCTGCTGGCCACGCACGAGCTCTCCGCCGACACGCAGCTCATCCTCTGGCGGTCGGTGGGCGACGAGCCCGCGCTCCGCAGCAGCCTCTGGGTGCGGTCCGGTGGCCGCTGGCGCCAGCGATTCCACCAGGGCACGCGCGAGGCGTAG
- a CDS encoding M50 family metallopeptidase, with amino-acid sequence MESVLLYVLGVLVVVVGLAVSIGLHELGHLWPAKLFGVRVGQWMIGFGPTVFSFRRGETEYGMKWIPLGGYISMSGMFPPVRPGGQSRDASTGFLDTLVQDARDSSADTIHEGEEHRAFWRLATWKRIVIMLGGPTMNLVLAIGMYALVLSGFGIAVPSTTVSTVSECVIPASEERAECAPGDPLAPAAEAGMLPGDTIVAVDGRPAGEWADVQAAIRELAGTPTEFVVERDGTEQALTITPLATERYVFDDRGEQVEVDGALLTETVGFVGVGPQYAVEQQPLSAVLPAVGDNVVRVGELILNLPQRLVDVAEAAFGPGERDPNGPMSVVGVGRMAGEIAALDQVPVLERVSAMVQLLASLNVALFVFNLIPLMPLDGGHILGALVDAVRRGWAKLRGRVAQPLDTAKWVPVTLVVTAVLGIMSALLIYADIVKPISLFG; translated from the coding sequence ATGGAATCCGTGCTGCTCTACGTCCTGGGCGTGCTGGTCGTCGTCGTCGGCCTCGCCGTGTCGATCGGCCTGCACGAGCTCGGCCACCTCTGGCCGGCGAAGCTCTTCGGCGTGCGCGTCGGCCAGTGGATGATCGGCTTCGGCCCCACGGTCTTCTCCTTCCGCAGGGGCGAGACCGAGTACGGCATGAAGTGGATCCCGCTGGGCGGCTACATCTCGATGTCGGGCATGTTCCCGCCGGTGAGGCCGGGCGGTCAGTCGAGGGATGCGTCCACGGGGTTCCTCGACACGCTCGTCCAGGATGCGCGCGACTCGAGCGCCGACACGATCCACGAGGGCGAGGAGCACCGGGCGTTCTGGCGGCTCGCCACCTGGAAGCGGATCGTGATCATGCTCGGTGGGCCGACGATGAACCTCGTGCTCGCGATCGGCATGTACGCGCTGGTGCTGTCGGGCTTCGGCATCGCGGTGCCGTCGACGACGGTGTCGACCGTCTCGGAGTGCGTGATCCCGGCGAGCGAGGAGCGCGCCGAGTGCGCGCCCGGCGACCCGCTGGCGCCCGCCGCCGAGGCCGGCATGCTGCCGGGCGACACGATCGTCGCGGTCGACGGCCGCCCGGCGGGGGAGTGGGCCGATGTGCAGGCCGCGATCCGCGAGCTCGCCGGCACCCCGACCGAGTTCGTGGTCGAGCGCGACGGCACCGAGCAGGCGCTGACCATCACCCCGCTCGCGACCGAGCGCTACGTCTTCGACGATCGCGGCGAGCAGGTCGAGGTCGACGGCGCACTGTTGACCGAGACGGTCGGCTTCGTCGGCGTCGGGCCGCAGTACGCGGTCGAGCAGCAGCCGCTCAGCGCCGTGCTGCCCGCGGTCGGCGACAACGTGGTGCGGGTGGGCGAGCTGATCCTCAACCTGCCGCAGCGCCTCGTCGACGTCGCCGAGGCCGCGTTCGGCCCGGGGGAGCGCGACCCCAACGGCCCCATGTCGGTGGTCGGCGTCGGCCGCATGGCCGGCGAGATCGCCGCGCTCGACCAGGTGCCGGTGCTCGAGCGCGTGAGCGCGATGGTGCAGCTGCTCGCGAGCCTCAACGTGGCGCTGTTCGTGTTCAACCTGATCCCGCTCATGCCGCTCGACGGCGGCCACATCCTCGGCGCCCTCGTCGACGCGGTGCGGCGCGGCTGGGCGAAGCTGCGCGGTCGCGTGGCGCAGCCGCTCGACACGGCGAAGTGGGTGCCGGTCACCCTGGTCGTCACCGCCGTGCTCGGCATCATGAGCGCGCTGCTCATCTACGCCGACATCGTGAAGCCGATCAGCCTCTTCGGCTGA
- a CDS encoding peptidase M23 yields MAAAPASSRGSSTVERIPGSTSKRGLVVLGAIGMVLVLLFAWLVVRAQDDPVRQTARVVGDLPVSAAGWRGEQLENAAIVMQAARDLGLSERDVRLGVMTAMGESSLRVLDRGDRAGPDSRGLFQQRDPWGPYEVRMDAYGSAVLFFRALAEVEARDGMRPTRVAPAVQINRDPEHYERWWDDAGEVVAAVDGADAVVVVEPVG; encoded by the coding sequence ATGGCAGCGGCCCCAGCATCGAGCCGCGGTTCGAGCACCGTCGAGCGCATCCCCGGGTCGACGTCGAAGCGCGGCCTCGTCGTGCTCGGCGCGATCGGGATGGTGCTCGTGCTGCTCTTCGCGTGGCTCGTGGTGCGAGCGCAGGACGACCCGGTGCGCCAGACCGCGAGGGTGGTGGGTGACCTGCCCGTGTCGGCGGCCGGCTGGCGCGGCGAGCAGCTCGAGAACGCCGCGATCGTCATGCAGGCCGCGCGCGACCTCGGGCTCTCCGAGCGCGACGTGCGCCTCGGGGTGATGACCGCGATGGGCGAGTCGAGCCTGCGCGTGCTCGACCGCGGCGACCGGGCCGGGCCCGACTCTCGCGGGCTCTTCCAGCAGCGCGACCCGTGGGGGCCGTACGAGGTGCGCATGGATGCCTACGGCTCGGCCGTGCTCTTCTTCCGGGCGCTCGCCGAGGTCGAGGCGCGCGACGGGATGCGGCCGACCCGCGTCGCGCCCGCGGTGCAGATCAACCGCGATCCCGAGCACTACGAGCGCTGGTGGGACGACGCGGGCGAGGTGGTCGCCGCGGTCGACGGAGCCGACGCGGTCGTGGTGGTCGAGCCGGTCGGCTGA
- the dxr gene encoding 1-deoxy-D-xylulose-5-phosphate reductoisomerase, translating to MAQQQQRRRVIILGSTGSIGTQTLDVIRANPDRFEVVGLVAGRDQAGLDAQQAAFGGEAALGADAAVIMIESVDCDVVVNGITGSVGLAPTLAALDAGRTLALANKESLIAGGDLVMRRAQPGQIVPVDSEHSAIAQCLRSGDHGEVRRLVLTASGGPFRGWSRERMADVAPADALAHPTWDMGPMVTTNSATLVNKGLEVIEAHLLFDVPFDRIDVTVHPQSIVHSMVEFVDGSTIAQASPPDMRLPISLGLDWPRRVPGVGAPLDWSTASAWTFEPLDERAFPSVALAKKVGRAGSTFPAVFNAANEQAVTAFHKGEIGFLDILPVVERVLDQHEPGELTLERVLQAERWARATADELAGVDR from the coding sequence ATGGCGCAGCAGCAGCAGCGCCGCCGGGTGATCATCCTCGGATCGACGGGCTCCATCGGCACCCAGACGCTCGACGTGATCCGCGCGAACCCCGATCGCTTCGAGGTCGTCGGCCTCGTCGCGGGCCGCGACCAGGCAGGCCTCGATGCGCAGCAGGCGGCCTTCGGCGGCGAGGCGGCGCTCGGCGCCGACGCCGCGGTCATCATGATCGAGTCGGTCGACTGCGACGTGGTCGTCAACGGCATCACCGGCTCGGTGGGCCTCGCGCCGACGCTCGCCGCGCTCGACGCCGGCCGCACGCTCGCACTCGCCAACAAGGAGTCGCTCATCGCCGGCGGCGACCTCGTCATGCGCCGCGCGCAGCCCGGCCAGATCGTGCCGGTCGACTCCGAGCACTCGGCGATCGCGCAGTGCCTGCGATCCGGCGACCACGGCGAGGTGCGCAGGCTCGTGCTCACCGCATCCGGAGGCCCGTTCCGCGGCTGGAGCCGCGAGCGGATGGCCGACGTGGCACCGGCGGATGCGCTGGCGCACCCCACGTGGGACATGGGACCGATGGTGACCACGAACTCCGCGACGCTGGTGAACAAGGGGCTCGAGGTGATCGAGGCGCACCTGCTGTTCGACGTGCCGTTCGACCGCATCGACGTGACGGTGCACCCGCAGTCGATCGTGCACTCGATGGTCGAGTTCGTCGACGGCTCGACGATCGCGCAGGCCTCGCCGCCCGACATGCGCCTGCCGATCTCGCTCGGCCTCGACTGGCCGCGCCGCGTGCCCGGCGTCGGCGCACCGCTCGACTGGAGCACCGCATCCGCCTGGACCTTCGAGCCTCTCGACGAGCGGGCGTTCCCATCGGTGGCGCTCGCGAAGAAGGTCGGCAGGGCCGGCTCGACCTTCCCGGCGGTGTTCAACGCGGCGAACGAGCAGGCCGTGACGGCCTTCCACAAGGGCGAGATCGGCTTCCTCGACATCCTGCCGGTGGTCGAGCGGGTGCTCGACCAGCACGAGCCGGGCGAGCTGACGCTCGAGCGGGTGCTGCAGGCCGAGCGCTGGGCGCGCGCCACCGCCGACGAGCTGGCGGGCGTCGACCGGTAG
- a CDS encoding OsmC family protein: MPMRHAYAVEIEWTGAGAEGTATYRSYTRDHVVRIDGLPDILGSADPTFRGDRTRHNPEQLLLTALAQCHMLSYLHQAASRGIVVTAYTDAATGEMETSGTGGRFTRAALHPVVTIADAAQAHDALDAHLQASRDCFIASSVAFPVLHEPTIVVEGRVVARHGAVDGTADGAGDGSVDGAAR; encoded by the coding sequence ATGCCGATGCGCCATGCCTATGCCGTCGAGATCGAGTGGACGGGAGCCGGTGCCGAGGGCACCGCGACCTACCGCTCCTACACCCGCGACCACGTCGTGCGCATCGACGGGCTGCCCGACATCCTGGGCTCCGCCGACCCGACGTTCCGCGGCGACCGCACCCGCCACAACCCCGAGCAGCTGCTGCTGACGGCGCTCGCGCAGTGCCACATGCTCAGCTACCTGCACCAGGCGGCGAGCCGCGGCATCGTCGTCACCGCCTATACCGACGCGGCGACCGGCGAGATGGAGACGAGCGGCACCGGCGGCCGCTTCACCCGGGCGGCGCTGCACCCGGTGGTGACGATCGCCGACGCCGCGCAGGCGCACGACGCCCTCGACGCGCACCTGCAGGCATCCCGCGACTGCTTCATCGCCTCCAGCGTCGCGTTCCCGGTGCTGCACGAGCCGACCATCGTCGTCGAGGGTCGGGTCGTGGCCCGGCACGGCGCAGTCGACGGCACGGCCGACGGCGCAGGCGACGGCTCGGTCGACGGAGCGGCGCGGTGA
- a CDS encoding aminotransferase class III-fold pyridoxal phosphate-dependent enzyme translates to MTDIAVSASSRSVVTEIPGPNSRALLERKAAAVAQGIPHQLPVFVASAHDAIITDVDGNRFIDLGCGIGVTTIGHTNDAVVAAVREQVGKLTHSLFGTTPYEPYVRVAEYLAKHTPGDFPKKSFFINSGSEAVENGVKIARKHTGRRAVAVVEHGYHGRTNLTMTMNYKPAPYATGMGPLASDIFHAPGSYPLQDGLDGLEAAERTQYYLEKHVGVADLACLVIEPIQGEGGFIVPADGYLPAMQEWCTANGVVMIADEVQSGICRTGATFASELFGWEPDMVLSAKGIAGGMPLAGVTARAEIMDSVHTGGIGGTFGGNPVSCAAAVAVFEQIEANDLNAEAQRIERVLRPLLDGLAEKHEEIIEVRGRGAMLAIEFIDPSSGAPIPTAPIAAAAGLDGVLVLTAGTDYNVLRFLPSLAITDDQLREAVEVIDRAIASTKTA, encoded by the coding sequence ATGACTGACATCGCCGTTTCTGCGTCCTCCCGCTCCGTCGTCACCGAGATCCCGGGGCCCAACAGCCGTGCCCTGCTCGAGCGAAAGGCTGCGGCCGTGGCGCAGGGGATCCCGCACCAGCTGCCGGTCTTCGTCGCCTCGGCGCACGACGCGATCATCACCGACGTCGACGGCAACCGCTTCATCGACCTGGGCTGCGGCATCGGCGTCACCACCATCGGCCACACGAACGACGCGGTCGTCGCGGCCGTGCGCGAGCAGGTCGGCAAGCTGACGCACTCGCTGTTCGGCACCACCCCGTACGAGCCCTACGTGCGCGTCGCCGAGTACCTCGCCAAGCACACCCCCGGCGACTTCCCGAAGAAGTCGTTCTTCATCAACTCCGGCTCGGAGGCCGTCGAGAACGGCGTGAAGATCGCCCGCAAGCACACGGGCCGCCGCGCGGTCGCCGTCGTCGAGCACGGCTACCACGGCCGCACGAACCTCACCATGACCATGAACTACAAGCCGGCGCCGTACGCGACCGGCATGGGCCCGCTCGCCTCCGACATCTTCCACGCGCCGGGCTCGTACCCGCTGCAGGACGGCCTCGACGGCCTCGAGGCGGCCGAGCGCACCCAGTACTACCTCGAGAAGCACGTCGGCGTCGCCGACCTCGCCTGCCTCGTGATCGAGCCCATCCAGGGCGAGGGCGGCTTCATCGTGCCCGCCGACGGCTACCTGCCCGCCATGCAGGAGTGGTGCACCGCGAACGGCGTCGTCATGATCGCCGACGAGGTGCAGTCGGGCATCTGCCGCACCGGCGCCACCTTCGCCTCCGAGCTGTTCGGCTGGGAGCCCGACATGGTGCTGTCGGCCAAGGGCATCGCGGGCGGCATGCCGCTCGCCGGCGTCACGGCCCGCGCCGAGATCATGGACTCCGTGCACACCGGCGGCATCGGCGGCACCTTCGGCGGCAACCCCGTCTCGTGCGCCGCGGCGGTCGCCGTCTTCGAGCAGATCGAGGCCAACGACCTGAACGCCGAGGCGCAGCGCATCGAGCGCGTGCTGCGCCCGCTGCTCGACGGCCTCGCCGAGAAGCACGAGGAGATCATCGAGGTCCGCGGCCGCGGTGCGATGCTCGCGATCGAGTTCATCGACCCCTCCTCGGGCGCGCCCATCCCGACCGCACCGATCGCGGCCGCTGCCGGTCTCGACGGCGTGCTGGTGCTGACGGCCGGCACCGACTACAACGTGCTGCGCTTCCTGCCGAGCCTGGCGATCACCGACGACCAGCTGCGTGAGGCAGTCGAGGTCATCGACCGCGCCATCGCCTCGACGAAGACCGCCTGA
- the ald gene encoding alanine dehydrogenase — MQVGVPREIKTDEQRVALTATGATELVARGHEVLVETGAGLGSGIPDEAFAAAGARIVATAAEAWSAEMVLKVKEPVEGELDLLRDDLTLFAYLHLAAAPELAQALLERGTTAIAYETVRAPDGSLPMLAPMSEVAGRLSVTHGASLLTAPQGGAGLLLGGVPGTRAGHTVVLGGGVAGTAAVEMAVGLGSRVTVLDVSLPRLRQFDTIYGGRVQTLHSNRVTVEQAVLDADLVIGSVLIPGAKAPKLVTNDMVARMRPGSVLVDIAIDQGGCFADSHPTTHRDPTFRVHETLFACVANLPGAVPRTSTEALTNATLSATLRLADLGWRAALQADAGLAAGLNAAGGRVTHQGVASALGVQETPVASLLG; from the coding sequence ATGCAGGTCGGCGTCCCCCGCGAGATCAAGACCGACGAGCAGCGGGTCGCCCTCACGGCGACCGGCGCCACCGAGCTCGTCGCTCGCGGCCACGAGGTGCTCGTGGAGACGGGCGCCGGCCTCGGCAGCGGCATCCCCGACGAGGCCTTCGCGGCCGCTGGCGCGCGCATCGTGGCGACGGCGGCCGAGGCCTGGTCGGCTGAGATGGTGCTGAAGGTCAAGGAGCCGGTCGAGGGCGAGCTCGACCTGCTGCGCGACGACCTGACGCTCTTCGCCTACCTGCACCTGGCAGCGGCCCCCGAGCTGGCGCAGGCGCTGCTCGAGCGCGGCACCACCGCCATCGCCTACGAGACGGTGCGCGCCCCCGACGGCTCGCTGCCCATGCTCGCGCCCATGAGCGAGGTCGCCGGGCGGCTCTCGGTCACGCACGGCGCCTCGCTGCTGACCGCCCCGCAGGGCGGCGCCGGCCTGCTGCTGGGCGGCGTGCCCGGCACGCGCGCCGGTCACACGGTGGTGCTCGGCGGCGGCGTCGCCGGCACGGCGGCGGTCGAGATGGCCGTGGGCCTCGGCTCGCGGGTGACCGTGCTCGACGTGTCGCTGCCGCGGCTGCGCCAGTTCGACACGATCTACGGCGGCCGCGTGCAGACGCTGCACTCGAACCGGGTCACCGTCGAGCAGGCCGTGCTCGACGCCGACCTGGTGATCGGCTCGGTGCTGATCCCCGGCGCGAAGGCGCCGAAGCTCGTCACGAACGACATGGTCGCGCGCATGCGCCCGGGCTCCGTGCTCGTGGACATCGCGATCGACCAGGGCGGCTGCTTCGCCGACTCGCACCCGACCACGCACCGCGACCCCACCTTCCGCGTGCACGAGACGCTCTTCGCGTGCGTCGCGAACCTGCCCGGCGCCGTGCCGCGCACGTCGACCGAGGCGCTCACCAACGCGACGCTGTCGGCGACGCTGCGGCTGGCCGACCTCGGCTGGCGAGCGGCGCTGCAGGCGGATGCCGGCCTCGCGGCGGGCCTGAACGCCGCCGGCGGTCGGGTGACCCACCAGGGCGTCGCCTCGGCGCTCGGCGTTCAGGAGACGCCGGTCGCCTCGCTGCTCGGGTAG